AAAACGAACGCGTTCCATACTCCCTCACCGCTTGAGAGTGCAAAAGCTGAGGTGGTCTGTCACACACAGGATCAAAACACCGAAAGGAATCAGTTACAAACTGCCACAACATGTACTTACGTACACAATAACAAACTTACAAAGGGAGTCATGATGATAATTTAAGTTACCAGGCCACCGGTGGTGAACTTGAGGAGCAAGCAAGCGACGGTGGAGCCGAGGAGCTGAGCGATCCAGTACAGGATGCCACGGAAGAGTGTGATGTTACCGCCAACAAAGGCACCGAAAGTGACAGCGGGGTTGACGTGTCCACCGGAAATGTTTGCGCCAACGGAGACGGCGACAAAGAGAGCAAAAGCGTGAGCAATTGCGGCGGCAATAAGGCCTGCTGGGGTGTTGGCGCCACCGTCTGTGAGCTTAGCGAATGCCATGCCGGACCCCTCGCCAGCAAAGACGAAAATTAGAGTAGAGATGAACTCAGCCAACGCCGCCTTCAAGGCGTCCATCTGAGTAGCCTCTTGTGGATGGCCTACGGAGATGTTTCTGATCGGCATGGTTGATGATTAAGATCGGACGGCTTAGTTGACACTGTTTATTATAGTAGTACCGAGCGAGCTATTGGAAGCTACTGGACTGATCTCCCCTTCGCAGCTGGTGCTCTGTTTTATATCAATACAGTGAGGGTGTTTGAAACCTGCTATAACCGGTTTTCCGGTGACAATTTCGggatataaaaataatattttgaaagGCTATTGGCGGataagttgttaggtttcgttttttttaaagaaaatttttaatACGTTTTGTCTAAGGCTACCCGTTATGTACAGCGAAGCAAAATGGTGTTACGGGGCTGGATGATTGACACGTGGAAATATTCGGATAGGGTACACGTCATGTGTGCTGCTGTAGTAGACTTTGTCCACTATGCTTCTCATTCTGGAAAGATCGAAATgcataattaaatatttaaatatcagAATTCGATTATTTATTTATCGAGGATAATTGGTTTGGTTGAATATTAGCCTAAAACAATTTAGTTAaacttttgtttgtttctaaGGATAACTAATTAACTAATTTGCTTCCAGGTAGTGACGGCTCCATGccaatcatcatcaacaataatGGAGGTTGATgactataattaaaaaaagtaagTAATTAAAATGGCTATAAAATTAATTCAAACAAAAGATAAtaccatttttctttcttggggAAAGATAAGACCATTTGTATTGTCCATTACAATAGTGTCTCTCTCtatatgactatatatataataataataatagaaatagaaatggtCACATCAAGCAGCTTGACATGACAAATACTGtagaccaaaaataataataagctGATATTATCAAGTGATCATAAAATGATACTTTTAcgtaaaaaaaggaaaatattataaattaattgaaaTCATCATTGACATTATTTTAGTGGGGTACCTGGGAGCTCGTAGTTGGTATTAGATATTTTAATAATGCTTATAATTATCATGTATTTAGGGTCCTCTCGGATGAGCTAATTAATATTCGGTACCAGATATTATTTTAAAACATGCAATCATTCAATCAAATATGTGTTTCATGAATGATTGATCGGCTATCATAATATTGTTTTAAGCTTTGATTTAGTGATGACCTCTTTTGTACGTTTCCGAAGATTTAGATTTGTGGTAGAGAGACCCATCTAGtactatatataatatatatatatatatttgatcattaatttttcaaaactcacCAAGGAATTGGGTTTCTGTAACTTCACCTGATGCAGATTGTAGCGACTTTTGCTGCATTATATGTATAAATGGAGGATATATAATTGAGGTAGTCAAAAGGAATAAGTAGCATAGAGAGAGAGTGGATAGTTATTGGTTGGACGGTGATGTGGAAATTGCACATGCTCTAATAATATGGTGGAATAGTAGGCTTTTACATAAAGACTCATACCTAACCAGCCTGGCGCaatgtgtttggtttggtttggggtCTGTCCAAAACATGTGACAAATCATTGTTTGACAACCGTCTCCAATAATGGTGGGGATCCATCACGTGACAAGTCCGACCCTTCTGGTTCCTCTCCCCTAATATCTCATGGCCGGTAACTTTCGGAACTTATGGGATCTGACACCCGATGCCCAAAAATTATAGAGCCCCCGAATGCTGCATGTGGAGGTTGTGAAAGGAAATAGAGGGCCCTGGCCTTGACCTCCAGAGACAAAACTGATATGGTTTACCGACCAAATAGGCGTTTTTTGTTCACTGGAGAAAACGAGAATCTACTTGGGCCCAGAGAAATATCTTTGAGGGGCCCAGTCGTCATTCATGTGACTATGTGAGTAGCCCTTGTCCTTGTCTTTATATTTTGCTTAATTTTTCTTTGGTAAGTTTAGATTAGATTTTCATTCCACTCACGCAAACTCCCAATTGACGCTGTTTTTGCTtatttgattaatgaaaacagtaaaaattgaaaattcccACATTGTTTAGATGTGAAATTCTTATCTAATTTATAAGTGGTGTCCAACCCTCAAACACTTTATAAGGACAAAACACTTTATAAGGACAATACTTCAAGTGATGTTGGGTATAATCTTCTTT
The window above is part of the Tripterygium wilfordii isolate XIE 37 chromosome 3, ASM1340144v1, whole genome shotgun sequence genome. Proteins encoded here:
- the LOC119986468 gene encoding aquaporin TIP1-1: MPIRNISVGHPQEATQMDALKAALAEFISTLIFVFAGEGSGMAFAKLTDGGANTPAGLIAAAIAHAFALFVAVSVGANISGGHVNPAVTFGAFVGGNITLFRGILYWIAQLLGSTVACLLLKFTTGGLTTSAFALSSGEGVWNAFVLEIVMTFGLVYTVYATAIDPKRGSLGTIAPIAIGFIVGANILAGGAFDGASMNPAVSFGPALVSWSWENHWVYWAGPLIGGGIAGLVYEFFFISPTHEQLPTADY